The DNA segment ACACGGGCGCTCCGGCGCACTAGCCTATTTGTGCTCAAAAGGCTTTCCGCCGGCGAGCGACAGGACGGAGAAGGGAGGTCGCAGATGTTCAAAGGAACCAAGGTGTTCGACGTTCATGGCCACGTGTCGGCGCCACCTGGAGCGCGGAATTGGATCATGAGCGGGTTCACCTCGGGCTACGTCGGACCAAGCCCCCTGCGCAATGCGCGTCCGAGCGGAGGCGCCGAGGGCCCGTTCGCGCGAGGCCCAGATCCACTGAGCGACGAGGCGTTCAAGCAGGCCAACCAGCACCACGTCAACTACATGGACGAGCGCAACATCGACGTGCAGATCCTCGGGCCGCGTCCATTTACGATGATGGGGTGGATGCCTCGCCATCTGCTCCCGCGCTGGTGCGAGTTCACCAACGACACCATTCACCGGCAGGTTCAGAACTTCCCGGATCGCTTTCTGGGGACGACGATGTTGCCCCAGATCGCCGAGGCGCCGGATCTGAGCAACTGCGTGCCCGAGTTCGAGAAGTGCGTCAAGGAGTACGGGTTTGTCGGCACGTACCTGAGCCCGGATCCCGATGGGCGCCACAACTCCCCGGGCATGAACACGAGATACTGGGACCCGATCTACGCCAAGTGCCAAGAGTACGACGTTCCGGTATTCATCCACGGTACCAACTGCCTCGATCCGCGCATCGCCCACATTCCCGGCAACTACCAGCTCGGGTTTGTGATCGAGACCTTTCTGGCGACACGGATCCTGGCCTTTGGCGACCAGTTCGAGCGCTTCCCGAACCTCCGCATCTGCATCGCGCATGGCGGCGGCGCGCTCGACCGCTTCATCTCGTCGTCCAACCACCGCATCCCGCGGGGCAAGGACGTGAGCAACAACCTCTTCTTCGACACCTGCGTGTACGACGTGGACTATCTCGCGCTCACCATCAAGCAGTGGGGCGTGAACAACATCTGCTTCGGCACGGAGGCGCCGGGCTCGGGTGGTGCGGTTCGCCAGGAGAGCGACCATCCCAGCAAAGTCGCGGTGGGTCACACCTCTGACGACCTGCTGCCAGTCCTCGACTCGCTCGACTTCCTTTCAGAAGCCGACAAGGTCACGATTATCAACAAGAACCCGGCGCGGGTCTTCCCGGCCTTCTCTCGGGCGGGGGCGGCTGTCGGCGCGCGGTGATCGCTGTCCGGTAGCTGGGGTTCGCAGGAGGGGGGCGATTTCGCCCCCCTCCTGCGCATTCACGCGACCGGTTATTCCTCCGTGCTATGGGTCTCGGCAGAGCTTGCCTCATCGTGGGCGTGCATGTGGAGATCCAGGGCCCGCTCTACTGGATCGCCGTGGTCGAGCCGGCCTATGATCTCGTCCATGTGCTCGTTCGGCTCGTCGTGGAAGGTGTCCTGCATCCGACGGAAAAACGACGCCATTGACGCCGGGTTGGTGTATTCGACGCCGTCCAGCAGCTCGTTCTTGTTGATGGTGCTCGGGTCGAGCGGGGCACGGATCACTGCGACCCGCGAGACCAATCTCCGGAGATCGGCGCTTCCGCAGCGGTCGCAGACCGCTGAAGCCTCTCCCCCGATTGAGCGGACGAACTTCGAAATGCGCGCGCCGCACGCGTCGCACCGGAATTCATAAATCGGCATGGCCCCTCGAGTATAGCGCGCATCGCTTCGCAATGCCTCTGCCGCGAGCGCTCTGGCAGACTGGAAGTGCCTCGCCCGCGGGACCCTTCTTCCCGTACCATCGCTCAGATACGTGGCGAGTCAAAATCGCCCCCCGGAAGAGGGCCTTGAACCAGAGCATCGTACCTCGCCTCCAACGAGCGCCGACGCTGCGCCAACTCGGTCGTGGCCGCCACGAGCGGGAGCACCTGTTCTGTCATGACCGTGAGATAGTCGAGGACTGACTCGGGCGCCTCGAATTCGGCGAGGAAATCCTCTACGATTCCCGCCCGATCGCGCGCAGCGTGGGCGTCAGTCACGAACGCGCGAACGTCCGCCGCCAGATCCAGGCACGCCTCAACCTTCTCAGGACGCCCGTCGACGATCGAATCGATCAGCTCGGCGCATCGATTCATCTCGTCGATGCTGGCCGCCAGCTCCCCGGCCAGGGTCCGAATGCTCTCCCTCATCGACGAAAGAGGCTGGTGCGCGCTGTCCGCCCCAGCGTCGCCGGCGGCGCGTTCAGGCGGAAGCGCGTCGATCAGCCCGCGCAGCAGCGGCGCACGATCGCTGGCGAGATGCCGCAGGAGCGTGCGGGATCGCGCTCGCGTCGCGCGGCGGAGTAGCGCCAGCTCCGGCTCGATGGCGCGCTCCCCGGAACCCCGTACCAAACGGACGGAGACTCGCCGTCCAGCGTGGCCGGCAGCGCATCGCATGGTTGCAAGCATTCCCGCGATGGAGGGAAGGGTGATCGCGCGACTTCGCGTAAGGACGTCGAGGACGTGGCGCAAGTAGCGCGGATCGTGTCCGACGGCCCGCTCGAATGGCTGGACCACCTCCACGAAAAGCTCCTCCGTCATCCGTCCCTCGAAGGCTCCCACGCCGACGAGGAGGAGCTGCAGGAGAGCATATCGGGCCACGGCAAGCGCCAGATCGGCCAAGGGTGAGCGCCCGTCGCTGAACGGAAACGGGCTTGCGTGCAGCTGGCTCAGCAGGTAGTTGTGGAGGATGTGCGGGCGGGACCGAATAAAGGGCTCGTAGACGTCGCGGAGCGCCGCGCGGTAGCGCGTGAGGGTCTCGTCGTCGGCGGCGCGGCCGTCTCCGATCCGGAGCGCGATCCCCATTCGGTCGACCGCGCGCCGAAAGCGCGAGCTGCCCGTCGCGGCTCCAACCATGCGCATGCGGTCGATGATCAGCTCCCGCAGCAGCTCGATTTGCACCGTCGGCTCCGCGGGTAGGCGCTCCAGCTCGGATTCGATCCTGAGCAGCTCGTCGTCGTATCGGGCGAAAGCCGCCTCGACGTTGCCGTCGGTCTCACCCCGCGCGGTCGCGATCCGTCGAAAGGCCAGCCCCATCGCGAGCAGGCGCGCGTCGACGGAGGCGTCCTGCCGCTCGGCCAGACGCAGACAGCCCGCTCGCACGGCGGCGATCATGCGGCGCGGGTCATCGGCGGAAAGCTCGGCGGTGGCAATTTCCGCGATCGAGGGGCTCCATGGCGCATCTGTCCCCATCACGGCGAGGCGGTCCATCGCCCCTGGGTCAAGGAGGGCGAGGCGCGCCACCTCCGGACACGAGAGGCTCGCGCCGGTCTCAATGGCGCCGTCGATGGTCACCGTGCGGCGTGGGTACGTGCGGCATACGTTGGAGAGGAGGCTCGGCCCGAGCGCGAGCTGGACGCCGCACAGGCGCTCCGGGGTAAAGAATGGGCACGCGCGGCGCTCGTCTAGCGCAATCCGTGCGAAGTCCTGTCGCGTGGCGAAGACGCCCGGCTTTTTGACGACCTTCTCTCGCAGCGCGGGGCCCAACGGGTGATCGAGGGACTGGTATCGCGTGTAGGTCGCCTCGTCCACGGCGACCTCCCAGCCTGCTGCGCAGCAGTTGTCCTCGCATGCCGCGCCGATACAGGAGAACCGCAGCAGGAAGCGGGGAACGACGACGCGGCGCGCCGCGTCCGCGTCACCATTCATGTGGCAACCCCAAACATGACGACTTGTCGAAGGATACCCTCGGTGTACCATCACCGCGATACGGTGGGCGGGGGTATCTGATGAGCGAAGCGGAACCGAGACAGGCGGGCAGCCGCCCGAACGACCCAGCCATCGCGTTCGTCGACTGCGACGGGGCCCAGGCAGCGTCTACCCAAAGCCAGGCGCGGCGACGCGAAGTGGTCGTGGCCGGGCGCCGGGTCAAGACCGTCGACGTCCACGCTCATTGCGCCGTGCCGCAGGCCATGGCGCTTCTGGAACGGCGGGCCGACC comes from the Chloroflexota bacterium genome and includes:
- a CDS encoding amidohydrolase family protein, with translation MFKGTKVFDVHGHVSAPPGARNWIMSGFTSGYVGPSPLRNARPSGGAEGPFARGPDPLSDEAFKQANQHHVNYMDERNIDVQILGPRPFTMMGWMPRHLLPRWCEFTNDTIHRQVQNFPDRFLGTTMLPQIAEAPDLSNCVPEFEKCVKEYGFVGTYLSPDPDGRHNSPGMNTRYWDPIYAKCQEYDVPVFIHGTNCLDPRIAHIPGNYQLGFVIETFLATRILAFGDQFERFPNLRICIAHGGGALDRFISSSNHRIPRGKDVSNNLFFDTCVYDVDYLALTIKQWGVNNICFGTEAPGSGGAVRQESDHPSKVAVGHTSDDLLPVLDSLDFLSEADKVTIINKNPARVFPAFSRAGAAVGAR
- the fliB gene encoding flagellin lysine-N-methylase encodes the protein MNGDADAARRVVVPRFLLRFSCIGAACEDNCCAAGWEVAVDEATYTRYQSLDHPLGPALREKVVKKPGVFATRQDFARIALDERRACPFFTPERLCGVQLALGPSLLSNVCRTYPRRTVTIDGAIETGASLSCPEVARLALLDPGAMDRLAVMGTDAPWSPSIAEIATAELSADDPRRMIAAVRAGCLRLAERQDASVDARLLAMGLAFRRIATARGETDGNVEAAFARYDDELLRIESELERLPAEPTVQIELLRELIIDRMRMVGAATGSSRFRRAVDRMGIALRIGDGRAADDETLTRYRAALRDVYEPFIRSRPHILHNYLLSQLHASPFPFSDGRSPLADLALAVARYALLQLLLVGVGAFEGRMTEELFVEVVQPFERAVGHDPRYLRHVLDVLTRSRAITLPSIAGMLATMRCAAGHAGRRVSVRLVRGSGERAIEPELALLRRATRARSRTLLRHLASDRAPLLRGLIDALPPERAAGDAGADSAHQPLSSMRESIRTLAGELAASIDEMNRCAELIDSIVDGRPEKVEACLDLAADVRAFVTDAHAARDRAGIVEDFLAEFEAPESVLDYLTVMTEQVLPLVAATTELAQRRRSLEARYDALVQGPLPGGDFDSPRI